A DNA window from Patagioenas fasciata isolate bPatFas1 chromosome 1, bPatFas1.hap1, whole genome shotgun sequence contains the following coding sequences:
- the CRLF2 gene encoding cytokine receptor-like factor 2, with translation MKLTSQACLMIFTLGNLVASHSQSPGWKDAINTTIINFNNEKMQITWVARESFPSENVSFSYTFDEGTHKVWKPCPTYLLDQGYNSGCLFKTEGPTLAISIRNNNGSEELFSKILKSDFYIKPNQPENVTFFWKEDTVTVSCNKPERAVKCLRLELQYKSKYDEDWQSRTSTCCRVGEQGFDPRKCYSLRVRLKRLVPYCNVVNYSSDWEAETLWMNGTLLDSCDDDIKSQSNTIIVLSCLLPVLLMILILLILLCKWQRLQKSVMPAIPDPKYVFVDLFNDHNGNFQEWIDKTDHAVVQTKLEYEEPECIIEAENQQEDEKNSDKQGPQEKIFNFSRVAENNDPKAAQIACLMSTSNTVSSFAGLQILMKDDMYLKL, from the exons GTTGGAAAGATGCCATCAACACCACAATAATCAATTTCAATAATGAGAAGATGCAGATCACATGGGTAGCAAGAGAATCATTTCCCAGTGAGAATGTGTCGTTTTCTTATAC ATTTGACGAAGGTACTCACAAAGTTTGGAAGCCATGTCCAACCTATTTATTGGATCAAGGTTATAATTCTGGATGTCTTTTTAAGACAGAAGGACCCACTCTTGCCATCTCTATCAGGAACAACAATGGAAGTGAAGAgcttttttctaaaatattaaaaTCTGACTTTTATA taaAGCCAAATCAACCAGAAAATGTGACTTTCTTCTGGAAAGAGGACACTGTTACTGTAAGCTGTAATAAACCAGAGAGAGCTGTGAAGTGCTTGAGACTTGAGCTTCAATACAAAAGCAAGTATGACGAAGACTGGCAA TCCAGAACGTCTACGTGTTGCAGAGTTGGAGAACAAGGCTTTGATCCGAGGAAATGCTATTCTTTACGGGTCAGACTGAAGAGACTAGTACCATACTGCAATGTAGTTAATTACAGCAGTGACTGGGAAGCAGAAACATTATGGATGAATGGCACGTTATTAG ATTCATGTGATGATGATATAAAATCTCAGTCAAACACAATAATTGTTTTAAGTTGTTTGCTGCCAGTACTTCTAATGATACTTATCCTCTTGATTCTTCTGTGTAAATGGCAGAg GCTTCAAAAGTCAGTTATGCCTGCTATACCAGAtccaaaatatgtatttgttgATCTCTTCAATGATCATAATGGAAACTTCCAG GAATGGATAGACAAAACTGATCATGCAGTGGTACAAACCAAGCTAGAATATGAAGAACCAGAGTGCATCATTGAGGCTGAAAACCAGCAAGAAGATGAGAAGAATAGTGACAAACAGGGGCCTCAAGAAAAAATCTTCAATTTCTCAAGAGTAGCTGAAAATAATGATCCCAAGGCAGCTCAGATTGCCTGCCTGATGTCAACATCCAACACTGTATCTTCTTTTGCTGGGCTCCAGATTTTAATGAAAGATGACATGTATTTGAAGTTATAA